AACTATGTCCCTAACCAAATTGGCAAATTAACGTTTCTGACACTTAATCAAGGTGATAACCGAGTCGAAGCCGCCCCCCAAATCGGAGATGCCCATGCAGGCGCATCCTGGTTGGCGAGAGTTGAAGCCGATGATCGGACGATTCCCTGGTCCATTACAGAGGGCGATAATTGCTTTCTGCTCGAAGCGGAGGAGGAAGATTGCTTTGATATGGAAACCCTGTCTCGTCTGCTATTCGAAACCCTGGCAGACTCCATAGAACAGGGTATGCGCAACGATATCCCAGCCATCCAAAGCATTCGCCATCGCCTCCATTTCGTACCGCGAGTGAGTCATCCAGCGATCGGGTTGAATAACCGACCGGCTAAGGGCTTCGGGTTTATCTACTTTGCTCAAATTAATGTGCCCGGTGCCAATTTCCAGGTGTATATACCCATTAATTTCTTGTTTATTGCCAATGTCAATCAGTACATCCTTGTGGTGGACCCGCTCGAATTGGACACCCAGGATCAAAAGACCATTGCCCAAATTTATGTCAAAGAGAATATCGCTGGGGGCATTGATCTCAACCTTACCGAGCAGATTATCCGCGACCAACTCATCGACCAACTCCAAGCTGCTCCCTTACCGGTTCTGATTCCAGGTATTGATTTTTCCGAGGCCCTGTTAACGGCCATGAATGGTGCTGCTGGTAATCCCTCGCAACTCTCCGATGATTTTGATATTTTATTGAGCCCATCTGGGGAAAATCGGGATCTGGCAACCACCATTCTATGGGAACAACTGGTTCCCGGTAATATCCTGCCCCGCAATCAAGTCGACCTTTTCTTCCTGGAGTAACCCGAGCTTGGGTTAAGTCATTCAATCAGAATTCGCTCCCATGGAGCGGCCGTCGTGTGGGTTGAGGCACGAAACCCACGACCCTTTGAATCAGCTTTTGCACCGTGACTGAGTTCAGCTCAAGTTCAGCAGGGAAACTGGCGGCGGGGACGGGGCTGCAGCCAGTGCTTTCAGTCCGGGTACCTAGGCCGCGAAGCCATCGTGGAGCTGCTGGAAGTCGATGATCGCATTCGCGAGATCATGTACGACGGCACCATTACCCAATTGCAACATCACCTCAGCAAAGTCGGCTTCCTATCCTTTCGCGGTGCGGCCATTGAGAAGTTATTGACCGGCGCCACCACCTCTGAAGAAGTGCTCAGGGTGCTTCCCCGCAGTTCTTTGACCCGAAAAACAGCGGCCGATACGGAGGTTTTACAGCTGGTGCCCTCTGGGTCAGACGCATTTGCCGTGGCGTCTGAAAAGCTTACCTATAGCTAAGTTCCTCAGAAAAATGGGCAAGCCAGAATTGTCGCATTTTCCTGAGATAACTGACATTTCGCAGGTTGACAGTATTTTTTTGATGTGCCCGGCTTCTCTACGCTGAGTTTAGGAGAACATCTATAGAGTCATTTCGAAGAATTGGTATTATTTCCTAATTAGAGAGGTTGACAATGTTTTTAGGGCTTCATCTATTCTTTGAAGACCACATTCAGAACTACTTTCACTCCACTCTAGTAATGCATAAGTACGGATACCCTGTGCTGCAGAACTTTTGGGTATGACATTAGAGGGTGGCTTTACTATGAATAGGAGTTGTTCAAACTGAACTTGTGGAAGATTTTGGATTAAATCAAAAAGTTCGTTCCGCTGCTTTATTTCATCGTAAGTTTTAACTTGATCTTCTTCTAAATATTCATCTGATTCTAATTCATTTTGAAAGAAATCCCTAAGGCAGGTCAATAGTGAGCAAACATCATCACTAATTAAAAATCCCCATCTCTCAATGATTTCATTAATAATGTTGATCAATTCGGAAAAATCTTTCTCTTCATATAAACCTATGCAAGTCAATAGCTGACTACCGCAATTATAGATTTCTTCCTCATCGCTGTCTTCACCAGCCTGTAAGATGGAACTAGCAATATCTGCAGCATATTTAGTTGATTCAATGAAATTCATCCAGAATTCATTAATTGCATCTAAAAGGCGATCAGTTCCAGTAGCACAAATTTCATGGTAATAAAATTCTATTTGGTGCTTTTTTAGATAATTCTCATAGCGAGAATATTTTGAATCGTTTTTTTCTAAACAATCTAGATCCTGTCTTATTTCGGACAGCAAATCTTGATAGTGTCTGCTCAGCCTTCGGGAGCATCTCAAAGTTGCAAAAACATCAACAATCGTAGGCTCTATTCAGATAGGCACATCGCACCTGCAAGGCTTGCTGAACATTGTCGGGCACCCATTGAGCGCCTGGGAGTTTCATGCGATGGTCAATCTGCTTGATGGCTGACTCAACTGCACCTGAGCCAATCGAACAGATTTGTTCAGCTTGAAAATAGCCGTAATTCACAATTCGGTGACGATGTCGCTCCAAGTAATCACAGAATCGCCGGGCTTGCTCCAGAGCGCAGTCGGTAAATAACGCCTGGGTTTCATCAACCCGCCCTTCCCATAACAGAGCTTTGGCTTGTTTCAGCCGTTTTAATGAGCCCCCAACTCCATAGAGGTTTTCGACCAAGTGGTACCAATCGAGAATTTCTAAACGGGTTTCCACGGTGGCGATGGGACGAAACACCGCCCAGACGCCCCGATGCCCATCGCCAAGGCAGATGATGGGGTTCGCTAACGGTTGGCTATTTAGCCAGTCTTGCAGCCAGTCATTTGCCTGAAACGCCGCCCCATAGTACAGATTCTCGACCCGAGCACTCTTGTATTCTTTCCAGTAACTGGGTTCGCCTTTTTCCGGATGCCGCAGGCGCACTTTACCGCCATCGACACTGATCTCGGTGACCGTCTGCTTCGCCTCCGGTGGGGTCTCACGTTGGCGTTGCACGAGGCGTTGCAGCGTTGAATGACTCAACGACATCCCCGTTAAAACGGACACGTCGGTTTCGCCTTTCCCATAGCTTTGGCAGGCCGCAACCCGCAACGCACATTTCTCAAAGAGCGGGCTGAGACGACCGTGGGGTTCGAGGCCCAACCGCTGGGCTTGCTGTTCCCGAATCGGGAGGGTCCCCAGAACACTTTTTAGCTGCCGGGGGCGTCCCCGTTGGGTTTGGGTGCACGCTTCGACAAAAAAATTCCCACTTCGGGACTGACGTGCTCCAGCATCTGCTGCCGCACCGTCGTTTCAATGCCTTCAAGTGTGTCAACGGCTTCAGGAGGGCTATTGCGATGCAGAATCTTGGCAATCTCGCGGCTATGCTGGGCTAAGGCGGCTTGGTCTTCGGGGGACAAGAGCTTTTGGGGTAGAGACTACCCTTTCATCTCAGCACAGATGCTGGGTTCTCGCAAAAATGAGATGCTCCCCAGCCTTCGATGAGTCTCTTGCAGTTCAGGGTTGAGCGTCGACCTTCTATAACTAATTGTTTTTTCCCTTATTAGGGAATCATAAAGCCATCCATCAGAACGATGAATTAAAAAAGGAATTGTCGTGAATAATTCAAAGCTAGTTTGTTTAAGTCTTGTACCCACGAGGAGATTATAAATACTTTCATTTATAATTCTAGGGACCGCTAGATCCAAGAATATTTTTCTATTTATCAAGGTTTTACGATTATTGAGATAGCATTCCAATACGATAGTTTCATCTAAATGAATATTATTTTTTGTGATATTCCGCAAATCTTTTACCAAGTCTTTCAGATGAAGAGGAACGCCACCCGTTAACTTTGATATAAATCTCTTGATAATCTCATCTTTAATTCCTTGGTGATCAAGAATTACAGAGATATCATTGGCCCTAAACCGATTTAACTTGACGTCAGATATAAATGAGTCAAATAAGAGCCATGTTTCCCTATCTAGCTTTTCACGACCTGAGATAACCACAATTGAATTTCCTGGTAGCCCTCTACTAGAGCCAACTGTTTCTACTAATCCTATTAGCCATGGATCCAGTATGTTTTTGTTGATATGATAGTCATCAAAAAAAAGTACTATAGGTTGATCAATAGCAGCACTTCTAAGTGCTCTTAGGAGTTCAAATGTTAGAACATCTATAGGGTTTTCAAGTAATTTCCTATCGTCTGAATTTACAATTTCTGACTTAATAAACTTCTTTAGGTCCAAAATCGCTTTCTGAAAGCCTTCTTGAATTTCTCTATCTTGTCCAATTCTATTAATATCAAGACGATTTTTTATCTTTTCCTTCTCAGGAGATATCCTAAAATCATTGATGTTGGTAAGGTTGCTACCGATTAGATCAATATACGCTTCGGGTATGTCCGTGGTATTCTTTAACTTTGACTTTAATCTGATATAGGTTGAATAATGTTCTTCAAAAATTGGATTTGATACCTCAGACTCTTTCAGATCTTCATATATCTTTTGCATTATTGATGGAATATCATTCAGATCTTTTTGGATTAGGGATGTAAATGAATTATTTTCAAGGGCAATATTCCTGAACTCTTTTAATAAGAATGTTTTCCCAACCTTGCTATCTCCATAAATGTTAAAGACATAGAAGCGCTTTCTGGTAGACATTCGAAGATTATTACGAAACCTTTGTCGATATCTATTTCGCCCTGGAAACTCTTCTAGGCGTCTTATATTAAGTAAATCTCTAAGTTCCATTTTCGTGGAAGGATAATGAGGCTAAAAATCAGTGTCTTGGCATCGGCCATAGCTTTTTGAATAATGTTTGCTGGCCATTGAGAAACCCTAGCAGCTGCTCCGATTCCACTGAGTCATCGGGAAACACGGTGACTAGCTCAAAATATTGCCGGGTGACCAAGGGCATGGGCTTCTTAGGGTTCTCAGGATCCTTCACCAGTCGTACTTTGGGATACATGCGGTGCCACAGCCGCCCGACATTGCCCATCTGCCCGGTAATAGACGAGCGGTAAATCGATCCTTCCGGAATGCCGACCGACGGAATCGCCTCTCGATAGGGGCCATGCAGCCATCGCACCGCTTCACAATCTTCCAGTCCGTCGGTTTCGCGTCCCCACACCTGCACCTTGTCTGGATGCCAGGCCTCTCGCCAGTTGGCATGGGTGTCGAGTTGGGGCGTCCTGGTCTGCAGCTGCATCCATTCCTTGGCCGCCTGGCGCACTTCGGCAATGAAGTCGCCTACTTTTTCTAGCTTGCGCACCCGCACATCTCGCACTTGGGACCGCTTGCCCAGCCATTCCCAGTGGCAACCGATTAGCGGTTTGTAGCCCTGATCATAATAGTCAGGGTAAACCAGACGATGGTCAGCCCGGCGCCAGGATTTGCCAAAGCCACCGAAGACCATGGCGAAGCGGGTCAGGGCCTCGATCAGTTTAGTCAGGGCTTGCCGCTGGGGCTGAGGTAGGTCTCGGGTGAGTCGCCAGAGCAATTCTCCCTCCACGGTGTAAGTGGGCTGACTATAGGAACCTTGGCCAAAATCATCCAGCTCCAACTGGGTGTCGAGAAAGGCCATACTCAGCAAGCCCACAGTGGCTCCACCCCTAATGCCACCAAAGAGATCCTGGACCAGACCTTCAGCCTGGTCGGCATTGGTTAAGCCGCCAAAGATACGCAAGGCATGGCCCCGGATGGCGGCGCGAAAGACATTGGGGCGAAACTCTCCAGTGCCATCTACTAACTTGGCCGCCTGACCCTGACCTTTGAGGCGCGTGCGGTAGAGAATATCGCCGCTGCGTTGTTGAGGTTGGCCATAGCCAGCACTGACTCGGCAGCCCAGCCCCAGGGACAGCGCCGTTTCCCAGATGTGCCAGATTTGTTCCCATTCAAGGTCATCCAGGGGAGTAGTGCTGGAGATGCCGACTATCAGCTCGGGTTTATAGAGGGAGATCTGTATGAATGCCCCGCCTTCCTTATCGTTCGATTTGACCTGCCACTGCTGCTGGGGATGGACAATATCCACCAGGTTCTGAGTCCAGCGGGTGTCGGTGGGGTAGCCGCCGTGAAATCGTAAAATACCAGGGCGAAAGTCATTATTTTCTAGTTTTTCGCCGCAGTAGCGATCGCATGTCCCCAGTTTTAATTCCCCGGCCCGTTCCAATTGGTGAGCCGCCTGGCGAAATACGCCCTTCATGCTGCTGCCGGGGTAAAAGGGCCAACCCCTGGCCCCAATTACCGGACGAATCACCCCGTCGTCTTGACCGCTATTGGTAATGAAGCGCCAGCTCAGAGCATAGGGGCGGGTTTGCACGTCTTTGCCAAAATTAGGCGCATCGGGATAGGCTTTGTCGACCCATTCATCGGCCCAGCGCTCGGCATCTTGTTCCAAGGCCTTGGGAATCAGTCGCTGTACCTGGCAGCGCCCCTCCACCTGAGCCCGAAACATCAGGGGAACTTTGTTGGCGGCATCGGTGAGAGTAGACATGGGTCAATAGCGAGAGTTAAGGGATGGACTGGGGATAGAGGCCAAACTCGGCATGAAGAAAGTGGTAGGGCGGGCATTGTCTCGTTTAGAGTTTGGGCTGATGGTGATTGAGCCAAGCAATGCCAGCCGTTGCGAATAAATGATGGGCAAACCAAGCCTGTCGCATGTTGCTGAGGTGACCTGTGATGGGGTTGTCCATCCTACTTCTCTAAAGGACATGGAGTTGCGCATCTACTTATATCGCTGGGTCCACCAGACCAGACAATCGCAGAGTTGGGTCAGCACTGCCAGGGCCAATCGTTGGTCTTCTAGAGTTAACATTTTGCCGCTGGAATCTACTGGAATTTCTCCCCAAAGCTTTTGTGCCATTGCTTTAGGGTCAGAGTCGTTGGGAAGAGTGACATCTGCTGGACCCAGTATGTTAGCCAGTATGTCCCAGGTGGCTTTCCAATACCGGGACTTTTTCTCTTGTTTCCCTTGATGACGCATGTGTTCGCCCCAAAACCGTTCCAACCCATAGGCGACTGATTCCCGCATCTTATAAGATTCACGCAGACAGGCGTCACCTTTTATATCTTTATCGTTATCAATATCTAGCGCCTGAAGCACCAGCCACTGGGCTTCTCTATCGAGTCCGTATGCTTGCCATCCCATAGATATTTCCTCCTCGCATTATGCGTCTGCATCGTCTGGCGTATCGCCAAAATAGTCGCCAGCCAGCGTCACTTCACAGTGACCACAACCGATAGATTCCAAGCCCCCGAAGTACAGCTCTCGCAGGGTGCGATTTTTAAAGGGTTTCCAGCGGGCACTGCCATCTGCGGAAGCGTCCGAGGCTCTGTCATAGTGCGGAACGCTGTCTTTTACAGCAATCGGAAAGATCAAGATACTGTCTTCGGGCAGTGCTTCAAACCCGAAGAAGTTTTCTACTTTTTTGACATCGTCTTCTAGCTTGGTGCGGGTTTGACGATAGAGCGCCATGTCATGAATGATGCTGATGTCTTGATCATCCACAACCACTAAGTTGTCAGGCTGGATCTGCGAGTCTTTGGGAACCCAGTTAGACAGGTCAGGCGTTTCCGCCAAATTATCCAGAAATCCTAAGTTGAAGAAGAGGCGATCGCGGTGTTCCCGCAGCTTTACCGGATATTGCTTTGGTTGGCCATCAGCCGCTGCCTTGGGACGAAGCACTGGCTCAGGCTTGCCAGTAATCTGTTTGTAGCGACGCAATAGTCGGGGACAGCTCACCCAGACCACCGGCTGTCCTGGACAAAAGACTGGAATCCATACCAGGGACGCATACTCAAACTTAACCAGTGCCTCTGTGGTGCCGCCATCTTCCTGACCGGTGACGGCATGATGACCATACCAGTGATTTTCGTTCACCAGCTCAGGCACTGAAATCGATTGCTTCTCGGCTTCCTGCTCTAGCCATTCCAGCCGGGGCAACCGTTTCTTTGGGTCCTCCGGACTGCTGACTTTACGGGCTGTCGCTGCTGGAAGGTCAACGCCTGCTGCCTTCAACGATGCTTCTAAGTGCTGTTGCCGTCTCAGGCGCATATCGGCGCGAAAGCGACCGCGAATGGAGCTGCCGGGGATAATTCCCGTCTGGGTGAACTGGTCGCGAAAGATCAGATTCAGGTTACCGGTTTCTTCGCCGGCGCTGGCCCCCACATGGAGCGGGGCCAGGGTTTCGATGATGCCGTAGGCTCTGTGATACATAGGAAAACGAGAAACAAAGAACGACGCAGAAACACGTAGCGTGGGTTAGGCGCGATCGGGAGGGAAACCGGCGCTGGGGGCCGACATCAGAGCCGTAACCCACGGGGCGCACACGGGAACACAGGAGAATTACGGTAGCGCCCCCGATACGGGCAACGCCAAGCCACAGCCCCAGCGTTTGAGAGAGGGTCCCTCGCGGGGGAACCAGTCCAGGGGCCAGTCTTGCCAGGTGGCATGGTGATCGGGGAACGTGTCTTGCAAGACATAAACGCTGCCAGCCGGGACGGCGTAGCGACCTC
This portion of the Halomicronema hongdechloris C2206 genome encodes:
- a CDS encoding ATPase, T2SS/T4P/T4SS family, yielding MSSAQVQQGNWRRGRGCSQCFQSGYLGREAIVELLEVDDRIREIMYDGTITQLQHHLSKVGFLSFRGAAIEKLLTGATTSEEVLRVLPRSSLTRKTAADTEVLQLVPSGSDAFAVASEKLTYS
- a CDS encoding ISKra4 family transposase (programmed frameshift); the protein is MSPEDQAALAQHSREIAKILHRNSPPEAVDTLEGIETTVRQQMLEHVSPEVGNFFVEACTQTQRGRPRQLKSVLGTLPIREQQAQRLGLEPHGRLSPLFEKCALRVAACQSYGKGETDVSVLTGMSLSHSTLQRLVQRQRETPPEAKQTVTEISVDGGKVRLRHPEKGEPSYWKEYKSARVENLYYGAAFQANDWLQDWLNSQPLANPIICLGDGHRGVWAVFRPIATVETRLEILDWYHLVENLYGVGGSLKRLKQAKALLWEGRVDETQALFTDCALEQARRFCDYLERHRHRIVNYGYFQAEQICSIGSGAVESAIKQIDHRMKLPGAQWVPDNVQQALQVRCAYLNRAYDC
- a CDS encoding AAA family ATPase, whose protein sequence is MELRDLLNIRRLEEFPGRNRYRQRFRNNLRMSTRKRFYVFNIYGDSKVGKTFLLKEFRNIALENNSFTSLIQKDLNDIPSIMQKIYEDLKESEVSNPIFEEHYSTYIRLKSKLKNTTDIPEAYIDLIGSNLTNINDFRISPEKEKIKNRLDINRIGQDREIQEGFQKAILDLKKFIKSEIVNSDDRKLLENPIDVLTFELLRALRSAAIDQPIVLFFDDYHINKNILDPWLIGLVETVGSSRGLPGNSIVVISGREKLDRETWLLFDSFISDVKLNRFRANDISVILDHQGIKDEIIKRFISKLTGGVPLHLKDLVKDLRNITKNNIHLDETIVLECYLNNRKTLINRKIFLDLAVPRIINESIYNLLVGTRLKQTSFELFTTIPFLIHRSDGWLYDSLIREKTISYRRSTLNPELQETHRRLGSISFLREPSICAEMKG
- a CDS encoding RAMP superfamily protein, whose translation is MSTLTDAANKVPLMFRAQVEGRCQVQRLIPKALEQDAERWADEWVDKAYPDAPNFGKDVQTRPYALSWRFITNSGQDDGVIRPVIGARGWPFYPGSSMKGVFRQAAHQLERAGELKLGTCDRYCGEKLENNDFRPGILRFHGGYPTDTRWTQNLVDIVHPQQQWQVKSNDKEGGAFIQISLYKPELIVGISSTTPLDDLEWEQIWHIWETALSLGLGCRVSAGYGQPQQRSGDILYRTRLKGQGQAAKLVDGTGEFRPNVFRAAIRGHALRIFGGLTNADQAEGLVQDLFGGIRGGATVGLLSMAFLDTQLELDDFGQGSYSQPTYTVEGELLWRLTRDLPQPQRQALTKLIEALTRFAMVFGGFGKSWRRADHRLVYPDYYDQGYKPLIGCHWEWLGKRSQVRDVRVRKLEKVGDFIAEVRQAAKEWMQLQTRTPQLDTHANWREAWHPDKVQVWGRETDGLEDCEAVRWLHGPYREAIPSVGIPEGSIYRSSITGQMGNVGRLWHRMYPKVRLVKDPENPKKPMPLVTRQYFELVTVFPDDSVESEQLLGFLNGQQTLFKKLWPMPRH
- a CDS encoding RAMP superfamily CRISPR-associated protein, which translates into the protein MYHRAYGIIETLAPLHVGASAGEETGNLNLIFRDQFTQTGIIPGSSIRGRFRADMRLRRQQHLEASLKAAGVDLPAATARKVSSPEDPKKRLPRLEWLEQEAEKQSISVPELVNENHWYGHHAVTGQEDGGTTEALVKFEYASLVWIPVFCPGQPVVWVSCPRLLRRYKQITGKPEPVLRPKAAADGQPKQYPVKLREHRDRLFFNLGFLDNLAETPDLSNWVPKDSQIQPDNLVVVDDQDISIIHDMALYRQTRTKLEDDVKKVENFFGFEALPEDSILIFPIAVKDSVPHYDRASDASADGSARWKPFKNRTLRELYFGGLESIGCGHCEVTLAGDYFGDTPDDADA